The window CTGCCACCACCTGAACCAAAACAAGAATGGCGCGACCTAATGGAAGTGCTGTCTCAAGTCTCTTGTGAGGCTTACCGTAACGTGGTTCGCGGTGAAGAGAAATTCGTACCTTACTTCCGTCAAGCTACGCCAGAGCTAGAGTTAGGCAAATTGCCCCTTGGTTCTCGCCCTGCGAAACGTAACCCGAACGGTGGCGTAGAAAGCTTACGTGCGATTCCATGGATCTTCTCATGGAGCCAAAACCGTTTGGTACTTCCAGCATGGTTAGGCGCAGGTGAAGCGATTCAATATTCCGTCGACCAAGGTCATCAAGCACTGCTTGAAGAGATGTGTCGCGAGTGGCCATTCTTCTCGACTCGTCTGGGTATGTTGGAAATGGTGTACTCGAAGTGCAACATGGAAATCGCTAAGTACTACGATCAACGCCTTGTTGATAAAGAACTGCTGCCGTTGGGTGAATTACTGCGTGAACAATTGCAGAAAGACATCAAAGCCGTGCTGAATGTAGAAAACAACGAGAACCTGATGCAGAGTGACCCATGGGGGCTTGAATCAATTCGCCTACGTAACATCTATGTTGAGCCACTAAACATGCTTCAAGCTGAGTTGCTTTACCGTACTCGTAAGTGTGAAACACCACCAGCAGAACTAGAAGAAGCGCTAATGGTGACGATTGCAGGCATTGCAGCAGGTATGCGAAATACTGGTTAATTAGTGATTCCTACTATAACCTAATCAGCATTTACATCTGCAAAAAGAACAAAAGGTCGCCATGTGCGACCTTTTTGTTTTGTAAAACAAACACTAATGAGTATTTTATCAGTTTTTTGGGTTATTTTGTCCATGTATTCTACTTTATGCTTATTATTTAGATATACTACTGCTCCGCTGCGGAAATACTCCAATAAAATAATCTGCAGCAGTTTGACCAAGAAACCGGTCAACCTAGGTGATAAACGGCTTTATAAGGTGACATAACCAACCGCTGAGTTGGTGCTACTTAGACATAACCAATATAACGTGCCATTAGAAGCACACTTGTTGTTTAAGTATTTGTTTACTGTTTACCATTTGGATTTCAGACATGTCATTACCACACGTAATTCTAACCGTTTTAAGTACACGCGATGCTACTGGTTACGATATCACAAAAGAATTCTCCGCAAGCATTGGTTACTTCTGGAAAGCTAGCCACCAACAAGTTTACCGCGAGCTAAATAAAATGGCTCAGAACGACCAAGTAACTTGCGTGCTTGAACCTCAAGAAGGCAAACCTGATCGTAAAGTTTACTCTATCACTGACGCTGGTCGTGGCGCTCTAGGTGAATGGTTTGAACAACCGACTGCACACCCAACGGTTCGTGATGAGTTCTCAGCTAAGCTAATGGCTTGTGCTGTTCAAGCATCTGACCCGTACCGTGTACAACTTGCTGAGCTAGTAGAAGAGTCTCGCAAACTGGTTTCTCACTACAAAGAGATTGAAGCAGCTTACTACGCAACACCATCAACGCTAGACAAGCAAGCGCGCCTTGAGCGTCTAACACTTCGTCGCAACCTACTGATCCGTGAAGCATGGATTGTATGGGCTGAAGAAGTGCTGCTTGAACTTGGTGCTATCGCATAAGCTAGAAAAGAAAAGAAAAGAAAAGAAAAGAAAAGAAAAAGGCTTGAACTCTTAGAGTCCAAGCCTTTTTTGTATCTGTAGGATTTGAAATGTTAGTGCCAGAGGCTTTCTACAAGTGCTTAGGTTTTGATTACAACGCAGCAATTTGTGGACGAACGCCTAGCGTATGGCAAAGCGCGTACGTCATTTCTGCACGGTTTAGCGTGTAGAAGTGGAAGTCCTTCACACCTTCACGGCTCAGCGTACGAACCATATCAATCGCTTGGCTAGCACCAACAAGCTGACGAGTCGTTGGATCATCATCCAAGCCTTCGAATTGCTTCGCCATCCAGCCCGGCACTTTTACGTTGTTCATTGCTGCAAAGCGAGACGCTTGCTTGAAGTTAGATACTGGCAAGATGCCCGGTACAATCTCAACATCAACACCCGCTGCCACACAACGGTCACGGAAACGTAGGTAGCTTTCTACATCGAAGAAGAATTGCGTAATAGCACGGTTCGCGCCCGCATCCACTTTACGTTTTAGGTTGATAAGATCAGATTGAGCGCTCTTCGCTTCAGGGTGAACCTCAGGGAATGCTGCTACCGAGATATCAAAATCATGACGTGATTTAAGCAGTTCAACTAGGTCAGATGCGTACATCTCTGGCGCACCGCCGCCAGCGGGAATATCACCACGCAGAGCAACAATACTTTCGATTCCATTTGCCCAATAATCGTCGGCAATTTGAATCAACTCTTCACGGCTAGCATCGATACACGTTAAGTGAGGTGCTGCCACTAGGCCAGTTTGGTTTTTGATTTCTTTAATGATTGAGTGGGTACGATCACGCTCACCCGAGTTGGCACCATAGGTTACCGATACAAATTTTGGTTGAAGTGTTTTAAGACGGTGAACAGAG of the Vibrio lentus genome contains:
- a CDS encoding PadR family transcriptional regulator, with the translated sequence MSLPHVILTVLSTRDATGYDITKEFSASIGYFWKASHQQVYRELNKMAQNDQVTCVLEPQEGKPDRKVYSITDAGRGALGEWFEQPTAHPTVRDEFSAKLMACAVQASDPYRVQLAELVEESRKLVSHYKEIEAAYYATPSTLDKQARLERLTLRRNLLIREAWIVWAEEVLLELGAIA
- the metF gene encoding methylenetetrahydrofolate reductase; protein product: MGYTHAGHIDALNQNIAELSDNINVSFEFFPPSSEKMEETLWNSVHRLKTLQPKFVSVTYGANSGERDRTHSIIKEIKNQTGLVAAPHLTCIDASREELIQIADDYWANGIESIVALRGDIPAGGGAPEMYASDLVELLKSRHDFDISVAAFPEVHPEAKSAQSDLINLKRKVDAGANRAITQFFFDVESYLRFRDRCVAAGVDVEIVPGILPVSNFKQASRFAAMNNVKVPGWMAKQFEGLDDDPTTRQLVGASQAIDMVRTLSREGVKDFHFYTLNRAEMTYALCHTLGVRPQIAAL